GGCCTCCGCGAGGGCGGCAGCGCAATCGTCCACCTCGAAGGCCACGTGATGCAGGCCGGGTCCGCGGGAGGCGAGAAACTTCCCCACGGGGCCCTGCGGGTCGAGCGTCTCCAGGCATTCGATCTTGGATTCGCCCACCGGGTAGAAGCGGACGGCCACGCGTTGGCTTGCGACGGTCTCGTCCTTCGTGGCCACGAGGCCAAGGAGGCCTTCCCAGACGGGCGAGGCGGCAGAAAGGCTCTCGACGGCAACGCCCACGTGATGGATCCGTAGGAGGCGCACGGGCGGCAAGCGGCGCTCCCGCCCAAATGCCTTGCGACGCCCGTCAGCCGTTTGCGAGGATGGCGTCGCAGTTGGGCCAGCAGGAAACGATCGTGCTCGCCTGCTGGTTGGACCCTTCGGGGAGGTCGTAGACGGCGCGGAACGTTCCAAGGAGCATGTCCCCGATGTGCGCGCGCAGAGGCTGGTCCGGGGCCGCGATGCCTTCGAAGACGAGCCGGCCGTCGGGCGCGTAGACCGAGAGCTTCGTGTTGCCGCGGTTCACCGTGAGCTCAAGCGACAGGCTTGCGGGCACGCTGAACGTCACGTCGACCGTGGTGTCTTTCTCGAACCGGAATTGGTACGTTTGGGTCGCGCTTGCGCTGCCCGGGACGACGAGCAGCGCAATCACAAGCAGGCACGTCGGGACGGTCGTTTGGGGTCTCATGGGGTCGCCTCCGTCGTTGGAACCGTGGGAACGTGGGGGCCGCGACCGGTGGGAACGGTCAGGGGCAGCGCGTGGGCCATCTCCCCTGCGCTTTGGAAGCGGAGGCGCGGATCCTTGCGCAGGCCCTTCTCGAGCCACGCGTTCATCTCCGGCGGAACGCCGGGCAGCGGAAGCCGGGGCGGCTCCTCCATGACGCGCCGCCGCATCTCGCCCGGATCCAGGCCGCGAAGCTCAAGGTAGGGGCGTGCTGCCAGCAGGAAGTACGCGATCGCGGCCACGCCGTACAGGTCGCTGCGGACGTCCGTGGCGCCGCCGGCGGCCTGCTCCGGGCTCATGTAGGCGGGCGTGCCGGGAAGCAGGCCCATCGCCGCAAGGCTCGTGCGGGCGCCCGGGACGAACGCGATTCCAAAGTCGACGATGCGCGGCATGCCGCGCGCGTCCAATACGACGTTGGCGGGCTTGAGATCGCGGTGGAGCACGCCCGCCGCGTGCACGGCGGCGAGAGCGTCGAGGATGCCGCCGCAGATCTCCGCAACGCGCTCGGGTGGCAGGGGACCGCGCGAGCCCACGAGGCGCTCGAGGTTGTCTCCCTCGACGTACTCGGTGACAAGGAACAGGGAATGCGGCGTCTCGAGGACGTCGTGCACCTGCACGACACCGGGATGGTCCACGGCGGCCGGCGCCTGGCCCTCCTGCAGGAACGATTCCCGCATGACCTCGCTTGCCGACCATGCCGGATGGAGCTGCTTGAGCACCACGTCGCGCCCGGCCTTCTCGTCCCGCGCGAGGAACACGCGGCCGAAGGCGCCTCGTCCCAGCATTCGCACGACGCGGTAGCGGGGCGGAAGATCCTCGAGGCCGCCCGACGCCGAAGGGTCGGCCTGCGAGCGGGCGAGGCTCTCCAGGACCTCGCAGTCGCGTCGCGTGAGCCCCATCGAGTCTTGAAGCGAGGAGAGCCACGCGCGCGTTTCGGGCGTCTGCAGGCTCGATTCCCGGACGGCCTGGATCGCGGAGGCTTGGTAGACCTCGAACTTCCGCCGCTCGATGGACGTGGGCTCCTCCGCGCGCAGCCACCGGCGCGCCGCGCCGTGGGCGGCGCCGCCGGCGATGAGGCCCGCCCCGACGCTTGCGGTGGCGGCGACGGTGGGGCCTGCCGCGACGCTTGCAGCCCCGACGAGTCCCGCGGCGGCCAGGCCCGCGGCCGGACCCACCGCGCGACGGAGGCGAAGCTCCAGGTCGAACAGCTGGTACTTGACGATCGCGTAGGCGACGATCGCAAGCCCCGCAAGCCGCCACAGGCCGGCCGAGTCCACGAGCGGAAGGCCGGCTAGGATCGGCGCGACGCTTCCCAACCCCACGATCGCGGGAACGCCAAGCCACGCCGCAAGCCACGGCGAGCCCACGGGGTCGCGCAGGAGCCGAACGGTGACGACTCCGACGACAAGCGCCCCCACCGCAAACAGGCCGACGTAGGCGGCAAGCGTGATCGGCCCAAGCGCCTGCTCCAGCACCGAATAGCGCGCAAGCGCCTCGGCCAGGTTGCGCGCGGTGGCGTACGCCACGTAGGCGCCAAGGCCGGCGAGGACGAGCCGCGCTTGGTCCCTTTCGATGGGGACGAGGTCGCCGCCGCGCAGGCTCCGCTCGAGCAGGAAGAGGGCGGCCACGAGCGCGCCGAACTGCGGAACGTGCAAAAGCCAGGGAGCAAGCGGGCCCCATTGCGCCGAGTAGCCGGTGGGACCGCCAAAGGCGCCCGCGAGCAGGAGCGGGTACGCGAAGATCACGAGGAGAACGGCCGCGACGGCGGGCGCAAGGAAGGGCGCAAGCGCGGCGCGCCGCATGGCCAGGGGACCCGTGGCGCGGGGGAAGACGGAGGCGAAGTAGAGGATGAACACGTACTGGGGGACGATGAAGGCGATCGAGAGGCCGTAGAGAATCGAGGCCGTGCGCTCGTCGGCGGCCGAGGCGGCCAAG
The window above is part of the Candidatus Thermoplasmatota archaeon genome. Proteins encoded here:
- the mce gene encoding methylmalonyl-CoA epimerase → MRLLRIHHVGVAVESLSAASPVWEGLLGLVATKDETVASQRVAVRFYPVGESKIECLETLDPQGPVGKFLASRGPGLHHVAFEVDDCAAALAEAAAAGARLVDAVPRAGAAGSLVGFLHPKSTGGALVELVQPARR
- a CDS encoding serine/threonine-protein kinase produces the protein MEPATLLNVVSGVMLAALGAALLGTQRRTPGRFFGAFAAVLGVQVVLSNLAASAADERTASILYGLSIAFIVPQYVFILYFASVFPRATGPLAMRRAALAPFLAPAVAAVLLVIFAYPLLLAGAFGGPTGYSAQWGPLAPWLLHVPQFGALVAALFLLERSLRGGDLVPIERDQARLVLAGLGAYVAYATARNLAEALARYSVLEQALGPITLAAYVGLFAVGALVVGVVTVRLLRDPVGSPWLAAWLGVPAIVGLGSVAPILAGLPLVDSAGLWRLAGLAIVAYAIVKYQLFDLELRLRRAVGPAAGLAAAGLVGAASVAAGPTVAATASVGAGLIAGGAAHGAARRWLRAEEPTSIERRKFEVYQASAIQAVRESSLQTPETRAWLSSLQDSMGLTRRDCEVLESLARSQADPSASGGLEDLPPRYRVVRMLGRGAFGRVFLARDEKAGRDVVLKQLHPAWSASEVMRESFLQEGQAPAAVDHPGVVQVHDVLETPHSLFLVTEYVEGDNLERLVGSRGPLPPERVAEICGGILDALAAVHAAGVLHRDLKPANVVLDARGMPRIVDFGIAFVPGARTSLAAMGLLPGTPAYMSPEQAAGGATDVRSDLYGVAAIAYFLLAARPYLELRGLDPGEMRRRVMEEPPRLPLPGVPPEMNAWLEKGLRKDPRLRFQSAGEMAHALPLTVPTGRGPHVPTVPTTEATP